A region of the Festucalex cinctus isolate MCC-2025b chromosome 8, RoL_Fcin_1.0, whole genome shotgun sequence genome:
CATCGTACGAAGAATAAAGGTCAAAGGGGACAGCTACTTGAATCCCAATGAGGGCGCAGTCGTAGACGGTAATCCCCCTTCACGGATCATTGCTCATTTTGCGTCCGTTACTGTGATTAGATAACGCAACGCTTCATGGAAACCTGTGCTGTGTCACCCCTCAGTGCACCTGGAGGGGAGCTGTGACGGTCGACTGTTTGACAGCAGGGACGTCAGCTTTGTCGTCAGCGAGTCGGAGGATAAAGGTGTCCCTCTGGGAGTGGACCGCGCCATGGATAAGATGCAGAAAGGAGAATGTTGCATACTTTACTTAACACACAAGTAAGTCATTAGTGGTGTTTTTCATTGATATGTATGCGTGTATGTTTGCCAGGTGTTATTTAAGTCATCGCGGATGGGATTTCCCAATCAGCAGAGTAAACTTTAAACTACAGGAAGTGTCATATTTACGCTTCcattattttttctctctcgcaGGTACGCCTTTGGACACAAAGGGAAAGCAGAATTTAAAATTGGGCCAGACAAAGACGTTGTGTATGAGGTTACCctcaaagactttaaaagggtAAGCCATCTTCAATCAAAAATATGAAAGTAGCTTCAATTTAGACAGTTTTATGAGTATTATATTTGCTCCATTAAGGCAAAAGAGTCCTGGGAAATGGACTTGCATGAAAAGCTGAGCCAGGCCTCAGAAATCAAGCATAAAGGGAATCAGTATTATAAGGTAGAACATCCTTACTTTTCTATCCTAGTAAATAGAGATTATTGTCCGTTCTtgtcatttaaacaaaaaatatcttgTATTTTAGGCAGGTCACTACTACCACGCAGTCATCCAGTACGAGCGAATAGTTTCCTGGCTTGAGATGGAGTTCGGGAATGGCTTGGAGCAGCAGAAGCGGATTAATGACTTTCTGTTGTCAGCCCACCTCAACTTAGCTTTGTGTTTCCTGCGCATTCAAGATTTCTCTCTGGTAGTGGACAACTGCAACAAGGTGCGCTGCGTTTAGACGCCATTTGAATTGACGGCCGCACTTCACAAGGAGTCACCATGCGTTGTTTTTGTTGCCACATCCAAGGTGATCGATCTTGACGCTAGCAACGAGAAGGCCTTGTATCGCCGTGGCGAGGCCCGGCTCCTCCGAAACGAGTTCAGCCTGGCCTTGGTGGATTTTCAACGCGTGCTTCAAGTCAATCCCGCCAATCGGGCGGCTCGCAGTCAGATTTCCAACTGCCAAAGCAAGATGAAGGAATATCACGAGCTGGACAAGAGGACTTATGCCAATATGTTCCAGAAATTTGCAGAACGTGACACCAAGGTCTGTAAATACATTCTTTTGACAATACtagtaacttaaaaatgaagtcagaccaaaataataataataataataataataataataataataataataataataataataataataaaaaatgttttaggcACCCcaaacctgttttctgagttatagtcatgtgacatttgcatggcgagatgtgattggttgttaccaaagccttgagcaactgtgatgtcattttcagtggacgacaagtgttaaaatggccgacccctgaATTGGATAaaactggtggattttgctgcttaattcatattccacaaacacaatattaatcagaataccatgtttagactggtGGGGCTGTATAGAACATGTTTGGTGTTTACTTCCTCTTTGGTGTTATTTCTACAACCATATCACACACATGTATAATCTAAACTACAGTAggtgtataaaaaaatattctgacttTGTGAAGACGATAGTGGTCAGTTTTCACTGACACTATTGTTTATAAAAGCAACTACCGTATAACGGCAATGATAGAAAACCACAACATTGGAGTCGCCTTTGCCCATGGTGGTTGCTCTCCATGATTATACTGCCCTCTAGTGttcatctgattttttttattttttttatgttcatgctTGAAAATGACgacgttccttttttttctacccAATTTAAATGAAGCGGAACATTACGCACAAGCACACTTTCCAcgaatatttttgtgtgtgtgtgtgaaatgaaTTTGATCTGCTTTGAAACAGGATGGGAGGACAAAAAGGAGGCGGGACGAGAGCGTGAGGAGCAGCAAGAACGACGAACTGGGCATTAAACGGCGACGGAGTCAGGACCGCCTTTCATGCCAGTGACGTCACGCCTGTGAGGAAATAACAAGCAAAGACTTCTTCGGACAGGGAGCAGAGCCTCCAATCCAAACTCCAATATTCCCATTCCAAAGCGGAGTTCTGTGAGAGAGTTTTGGCTTCAAGACAGCTCAtctttgccgttttttttttaatttaaatgtaaacattaGTTACCTTCATCTTAAATGGCTCCTAAGATGAAATGTGTCCACATCTCCAAAGGTGGTTTTCCAGGGTCTGATTGCACATGTTGCCATTGGCTGTTTTTGGACTGAGACTTGAATCAAACGCATGCAATCTGTTCTTTTGGATAACTTGTGTTAGTGATGTGTGCGCACAGCCTTAAAaacacaatggtcttctttccTGCAAAATTCCCTTGAAGAAAACTGATGGACTACTTAGTTGCATCACGTcggaataataaaaaatgcaccGTCTCTATCAGCTGGTTCCTAAATCAGTTAAAACTAATAGGAAATAAGCACAAATGAAAGATGCCAAAAAGGTACAACCTCACATTTCACAATATATTTGGTCACTACTAGGggtgtaaacaaaaaaacaatttgaatcgGAAAATGAGTTTCGTTCTACGATAAACTATATCGAGATATGTATTGAGTTGTCTTTCATTAAAGTACTGACAAGTACATGTAAAGTGACAAACTCACTGTATCATACCCACTCGACCTGTTCCACTTTAAAAACTAACACCCGCCTATCGAGTAACGTGTCGAATATCTTACTGGAGAGATGCACACCCCTAATCATGACAATGAACAGTTTTATGAAATCACCAGATTATTAGAGGTGAAAAATGGCAAAACATTGCAATACATtttcatgagaaaaataatttttggacgtatttacaaattattgttAACACAAGCATTTGTACATGTCTTTAAAGATGAAAACTTTATACAAACTACTGAAAAATGACGTGATAGTATCCTAAGAAAGTTctttcatgaaaaaaagtttataaAATATATGACTGAAATTGCACTGTTTCTGCTTGTCCTAACTAAGTTAAGATCCCTAAAGTACACAGTTTTCCTTAACCTTTGTAAATTCCTCAAAATTACAACGTCTTCAATTTAGGAAATTAACAAATCTGGCCACGTGATTCATTTCACATGTGATTAATAGATTAATGTCAGTTAAGTTCTCCATTTAATGCCTACAATACTTTCTGAATGGGAACCAGTTCCCTCTGATGAATGACGTTGCACATTCAAGACTGATGAGAGCTCACAATATGACTTTGAACTTGAAGCAAATGACTACATTTGAAACTGGTGGCAGCTTTAACGAATAAACACTGAACTTAAACTTTCTACGCAAATGTATTAGAACGTTCTGGGTGTCCAGAAAAAGGAGTTCCTAAAAATTGGCTTCGATGATAAACAAGCGTTCGTGCACAGCACACGTTTTAGAATGTGAGACTCTTGAGTTTAGCTTGGCATTGGAAACCCCCTACTGTCCATTTGTAGTCACTGCATGCGGACTGATTGCACCACCACCTTTAATTAAAGACCAAATTGCGTGTGGTCTTTTAAAGGAGACATTTCATCATATACGTGACAACTGTTAGTAAATGCGGGACAGTAATGAAGTCATTTCTGATCATCACATTACAATTTAATGCAATCTTCATTGaaaaagtgcttctttgttttgttttgaaatcgcATGAATGTTAATAACAGACAGTGATGCACTTTGTTTGGTCAGACGATCTTTTGCCTAAATGTCTGGAAAAGTACCAGACAATGATCTTGAGATGTTTTATAAACATTGGTATGTTGATAATGAAAAACCTGCCgctgtttaaatatgttttcgTATCGCCGTGTGAGTGGTAATATTAAGTCATTTCTAAATGTATTGCTATGGCTGTAATCATTTTGTACAGTGAATGTGAGCATGAAGTTCTTTTCTATTACAAAGGATCATTTTGACTAtgatttgatgtatttttaaaCCCACTcaaacaataaaatacatgaataattGGCGTAAGTGAACAAAAACAAGTAGAAGCACTCTCCCAATTGAGTTTGAACGGAAGCTATACGGGTTTTCTCCTTTACGATGTTTACATGGAAACATCACACTtgggtttcatgtttgaacctGGCATTACCGCAAAACAAATACTTACAGGCAGAAATGATCTAAGGTACCATTCATGTgagtgttttatatatatattatttttattatttttttttgcacttcagaaaaaaataaataagcattTGCATTTATGGAAATGTGTCTTCCTTTAATGTCTTGCCAAACAGTTATAAAATTGactaaatatatttgaaatcctttcaggtgattaaaatatttaatcataatcacatgacttcaataattaacttatgattaatcacaaattttcgaTCTAATTGTATaatgaaatgtacaataaatttttttttttcatttttcatacgcttaacataaaagtgggaaaaatgtttaatagaaatatggctgcatcttttagttattgatacaataatttcataataattcataaaattgagttaaaattaaaaatatgaactgtactgtaaaaaacgagtgtgatgttgatttgcgttggtcatttttctgccactagatggcataattgcatttataagacattggtgacaggtcaatgcatttttcttttcaaattaagaaccatctaatctttaacatgaagtgacttgtaaaattttgcacatttttaaaattttaaaatataatttgatccgagtctccacaaatatatgcattattacatttgtctgctgcattgcgactggaattcgcttagtacaggctttccaagtaaggggcggtcaataATCGTGCGTTGaaaaatagtggcattaaaggaacttttaattaacgcactaattttgacaccccatatatatatatgtatatatatatacttcatGTGCATATAAATAAAACGAATGGTGAAAGAGACGGCAGGATGCGAATGGCCAAGCAGTTCACAGAGGCTACATTTATTTCAAATGAATCAATTCGATACAATTTAAGGAATCACTTGTCGTCATACATTCTGAAGATGAGTAACACTGTCAGTTAAATGCATCATCCATTCATACAATATCTGACGCAagtaaaataaaccaaaatttTGTTCCAGCCCTCTGATATATACGTGTTTATATCACAGCACCGTAGTGTTATACAAAGATCACACATATCAATAAGATAGCaagtaaattgcaaaaaagcaaAATTGACAAAATTCCAAGCATATCAGTAAGatcattttatattattaaaaacacaaaatcaagACGGTAACAATACTGTAAGAATCAGGGTTGGGAAGGGTTACATTAAAGATGTATTCCGATACAGTTACTAGttacctgtttaaaaaaaattgtagccaATAATGAAATCCAACTACCATAATATTAATGTAACTTGATTACTTTGAGTTACTTTTGGATAAGTCTGTGTGAATacaaaatatgcaaataaagacaaaagaaattaaatatcaataccATCTATATTTAGACCAAGTTGTCTGGTCTtttcggtctttttttttttaaatttttttttttaaattattattattattttttaaatattttataatgtAGGAGGAAGCCGGAGAACCCAAGGTTCAAATCCGGAACTTTTGAActatgaggcagacatgctaaccactagcgCACTATGCCGCCTAACTTCATAGCAATGCTTTTAAAACTTATGATCCAGTGTGTGTTATCAAGTGAAAATTGACTTATAAGTGGCTGTTTGTAATCCGGTGAAATAAACCAAACATTAAATTTCACTATGTAGTCTGATTatagtacatatatatatatatatatatatatatatatatatatatatatatatatatatatatatatatatatatatatatatatatatatatatatatatataaatttttctGTAACTGTAGCGGAATAAaatcaccttttctttttttcttttcttttttatcccAATTACGTAACACCATTACATCATTCCGTCACTCCTCAACCCTGGTAAAGATACAacgtaattacaaaaaatatataatccatTTAATGGTTACAAATATGTCCTCTGTGACAACCACAAGTTCTTCCCCATTGTGCAAATGTGGACAGTAGCTGGAGTCTGGACAAGGAGCCCTTCAGTGTTTGGACCACATTCGATTGCATAAAAAGATGATATGACACCCATAAGGCTTGCTTTCAAGATCAAGTTCCATCAAATTTGGTGATGGAGTGGACCAATGGCCACGGAAGAATTTTATTGCAGATCATCCAGCGGATTTgaacttaaaaatgaaaaatgtgtgtaaCTATTTTGCAAGGTGCATATTTTGGCGCAGATCCAATCAATGATTGGCCTTGTTTGCCACTCTTTCTGAATTTAGGAGTGAATGTTTTTGCTGAGTTTAGTTGGTCTGATTGCGTGTTAGTCGGATtcagttaaaaacaaatacatgaatTTTTGATGGCAATTTGTGGAGTccttagatatattttttttaggactaatccaataaaatagataatagcccattatgttttattgtgggaaaaaaaaaggtgcagaaTATTGGCGACATTTTCTGAAGATAATTTGATGCAGATTCATATTCTACTAGggaacatatatttgtaataatttaaaatgggttaAGGCACTTTGAGGGAAATTGAAAAAGATCATTTGTCAGGactcaaatgtttttctttagtttttcaatATTTCAATGACAATGGATCTGCAATTATTGGAACCAGCCAGGTTCTGTGTTCTGTGTCCACAGTAGCTAAGCAGAAACAATTTTATCCTATCAAAGtctaaaattttcaaagcaCCGCATATTATATTCATCATTGGGGTTGCTTTTGGCAACACTTTACaaccttcccttttttttttttaataaaaaaaaaatccctttatGTAAACCATCAAATATTGGAGGATAGGAATGGACAAACAATGAGGAATTGACTCCATGGTTGATTATTATCTAACCTGGTATAGCTTGAAAGGCGAACACCCGGTTGTGAATGTCAGCTTTGGTGTTGTAAAGATATTTAAAGTTGTTTGTTGTGCCTCGCAGTGTTCAATGGAAGTGCCCGATGTTTTCACATGATGTTTGTTTTGTGCGTCAAGTTGTGCAGTTCAAGTACTTTCTTGTCCGATTTGGGCGAGGGAAGATCTTCAGATGGAGTGCAGAGGATGCCAAACCGCTAACAAACAAGAAAGAATGTTGAATGTTTACAATTACTTGAAAAGGAAATAACCCATTTTAGGGCTAAATGTTTTGGGATGAATATAAATCAAATCCAAATTTTACCTGCCAAAGTGTCCCCGGAGTGGTAATCAGGTTGTACACCATCCATAAAGGAACATTGAGTGTGGAAGATAGCGTGAACCACCAGCCCAGAGCATAACCCCACCACGGATACTCAATGGTGTTGTTGAACTTCAGAGGTTTGTATTTGACCAAGGAGAAGATAAGAGTTCCCTGAAAACAGACAAGAAAAAGCAGTGGCTTAACCTTTATCCACCACATAAATATTCATCTTAAACTTTCTAACAATTCGTGACTTTTAATCTTCCTCGTCCCTCGTGCAACTAGCCACATGGCTAAACTGCAACTGCTAGCTAGCATCTAATAGCAACAACGGACAAATTAAAACTTGTTTCTGTTTTGTGTCAAGGATTCTAGCATAGTCTTTGTCTAGAACATTCTACATCAGCTACCAACACATGACATGTCTGTGATAATAACATTGTTTATGTAAAgctttttattcaaaattgtatttttcacaTGTATTTATGTCAAGCTAAAAGataaaatttcaacaatttgaTAGTCTAATCCTGATATATCCTGACTACTAATTCAAATCTACTCTTTATTGGCtgtgaatacatttttaatcatttcatATAAGATTATGCTATTtgaataatacattattattattattatttttcttacctACAAACCAAGGATTTACTCAGCTATAATCCTCTAGGTGGCGCCACAGTGTAGTCCATGTATTCATAGCTGTTAATAATTTATTGTCAAAGTTCGATGATTGTTAATCAGTCGACCATGACTTGGCTTCAATCACATCCATTTTCTGATCCTTGCGATCTACTCTAACCTAATCAAACTTAATCCTTTTTCTTCTTAGTTGCGACTCACAtcacagtgtaaaaaaaaaaaaaaagccacaaataatggatggatgggaataTTTCCAGCATTTTCATAAAAccatgcttttcttttttttttttcattagaagTGAAGAAGTAACACAATGGTCTCTGACTGAATATTATgattgcttttgaaaaaaaaaaaatgtgaagaaaataCCATCTGGAGACATTCTTTTTAACCCACATAGCAAGTGTTGCGTGTCAAAACTTGCAGAACCTGCCAGAGGTTGTTGACAGTTTCTGCAAGAAGTGGCCAGGCTATTTTCATCCATTATCATAAAACCAAAGTCGGTAAAATGAGAGTAATGTTAATCTTCAACAGAGTAAACTATTATTCCCTGTTTCAAAACAGTCAAGTTAGACCGACTTGTTTACTTACCATGCAGATTAGTGGGGTGATATATTTCAAGCAGTGTTTAATCAGTGGCAAAGGCCTGTATCCAATCATGTCCTCGATGTTGTCATAGAAACGATCCGCTCCTGTGGTCACGTGGTGAAACGATGGTGAGGAAGTTTGCTTGAGCCATTCGAACGTGAAATTTACCATACTGACCATAAACCCATCCAACACACACGGACTGAAGTAGGGCAAACAGCAGCAGAGTCATCCCGCTGCAGGCGTAGTAGTCAAACAACTGAAAGATGTACAATCCTCCCTGCGTGCGTGACAGGAGGCACCGTTAGAATGAAGGAATTGAAAGAAAAGTCAACAGAATTCCGCCTTACTTCAGTGACCATTACGAGGCCGACGAAGAAACAGAAAACACTgatgaggagaaggaggagtttGCGTCTATGGCCAACATGGAAGAAGGAAGGTTTCAGGTCACAAATGCCAGTTGCAAGAGCTTCCAGACCTACAAACTGAAAGAGAGACATGTATGTTACACACAGTACACATTTCATACACTATTCTGATTGCAATATCAAGTTATGACTTTTCGCTTTTTAAACTTTAGTGACAAAGACTGAGAACTATGTAGGACTCGATTGTGGAGGAACACATTCAATTGTTTTtcctaaatgtatttttcctgaTTTTATCAGGTGTATGACACACTTTGGTGTTTAAGCACCTCCTTCTTTTGCAGAGATAGGAAATTAGCGAGTCACCTACATACAAtgcctacataaaaaaaaaaaagtttttcccttCGGACAGTTCGCTGGATTGGCCACTTAAGAATGCCTCGTTGTTCACCATGAGTGCGCGCCCGTCACGCAGAGAAAGGCAGAATAGCAAAGagggaaaataaaaatctgatgtGACATCCAGTGAAGTGTGCCTCATTGTTGGCCATGAGTGCACAGATGTCATGCAGAGAAGGCGGAGAGCTTAAAAGTTAGTagttaaaaaattgtaaaattcatTCTCCCTTATGAACTGTATTATTCATAattatccattttctgaaccgcttgcccctcacaagggttgcggtattcataattatttaattatgattaattaaccaattatttaatgcaatttatatatatatatatatatatatatatacatacatatatatatatatatatatatatatacatacatatacatatatatatatatatatatatatataattattcatatttgtattttattgttttagttttataaattgttaaatcaattattacatgaaatataaacagataaaaaattaatacagggATTTTGATATAccaattatgggaaaaaaaactgctaaATTCTTGCAACAAATatgaaatgtaataataataataataataataataataataataatgataataataataataataattgttattgAGCGGCACGgtgggatgactggttagcacgtccgcctcccaggactgaggactcgggtttgagtccaggctccggccttactgggtggagtttgcatgttctccccgtgctcgcgtaggtcttctccgggtactccggtctcctcccacattccaaagacatgcatggcaggttaattgggcgctccgaattgtccctcggtgtgcttgtgagtgtggatggttgttcgtctctgtgtg
Encoded here:
- the fkbp5 gene encoding peptidyl-prolyl cis-trans isomerase FKBP5, translated to MTTDQDLSMDGPSTAAVFAAKGTDVTSKKDQGIVKLVKRHGRDGERPMIGDRVTIHYTGSLLTGKKFDCSRDRKEPFSFNVGKGQVLKAWDMGVLSMQRGEVCTLLCKPEYAYGAAGNPDKIPPNSSVLFEIELLKFELGEMLTDDGGIVRRIKVKGDSYLNPNEGAVVDVHLEGSCDGRLFDSRDVSFVVSESEDKGVPLGVDRAMDKMQKGECCILYLTHKYAFGHKGKAEFKIGPDKDVVYEVTLKDFKRAKESWEMDLHEKLSQASEIKHKGNQYYKAGHYYHAVIQYERIVSWLEMEFGNGLEQQKRINDFLLSAHLNLALCFLRIQDFSLVVDNCNKVIDLDASNEKALYRRGEARLLRNEFSLALVDFQRVLQVNPANRAARSQISNCQSKMKEYHELDKRTYANMFQKFAERDTKDGRTKRRRDESVRSSKNDELGIKRRRSQDRLSCQ